TCTTAGTATTTCCTGCTATTCTCCTTTATCAGGTTATTTTGAACTATTGTTTATGTTCATGGCAATGTGTATTGCAGGAGACCAGGTGTTCTAGTCCTTACAAATGACTGCGATTGGGAACTAAGTGGTCAACTCGATACAACATTAGAAGATAAAGACGTGGTAGTCTCCATTTCCACCTTGCACGGTGGATGATCATATTGCTCGAGATTATTCGCAAACTATAAATCACTTGTCGTGTTACACTTTTACCATCAAGGTCCCAATTCCAATGCTTGCTTCACTAGAGCTGGTGCTTTGATTGTTCCTGTAGGTTATTCTGTATCCCAATTCTGTGTTAGTATATATGATGATTtcagaagaatgattaaatgtatGGTGCTGAATTTTAGTGACTCAACTCAATGGGTTCTCAAAATAGGAGAGCAAAATATTGGATAATCCATGGCTCTTTTCCTGCTAACCTGTAGTAAGTTAAAGCTTCTTCTGCAGAAATGTTGTGGTTTAATGAAATTAGTTTGAAAGTTGGTGAAATGTACATAAAGTCATCTAAAGAGGAAGAGACCAGTAACGAAATGGTTAATGGGTTCGTCCAGATTGGTTAACATCATTAACAAAATCCCGTGGTAATCCTAGTATTGATGATTTAGGTATACCCATTGCGGGTACTATACACTACGATATAGCAACCCAGAGTAGCAACGGCAATAGTGCCGTTGCTAAATTTCTGTTGCTATACTCCGTTGCTATATTTTTCGCAACAGCACATTACTGTTTCGAATGTAGCAACAGCCTTCCCGCGCTTGCGAATAGCAACGACAAGTTGTTCCTGCATGCGAAGCACGCGTGTGGTCGGAAACACTTTGACTTTTTTTCCACCCAAAGTCAAAGTTTGGTCActcctcttctttatttttccACCCTTTCAGCCTTATCTACTACAGTACTACTCCTTCTTCTTTATCCTTAGAATTTTTTTAGCCATTTCATTTCTCATCTCCTCTCTCTTTATTATTCTGC
The nucleotide sequence above comes from Papaver somniferum cultivar HN1 chromosome 8, ASM357369v1, whole genome shotgun sequence. Encoded proteins:
- the LOC113303325 gene encoding ubiquitin-related modifier 1 homolog 2, whose protein sequence is MKDLLAWIRTNLIKERPEMFMKGDSVRPGVLVLTNDCDWELSGQLDTTLEDKDVVVSISTLHGG